The Paraburkholderia acidisoli genome contains a region encoding:
- a CDS encoding MFS transporter, translating to MATVGGQVSHAPMTSDEKRVIFASSLGTVFEWYDFYLAGSLAAFISKSFFSGVNPTAGFIFTLLGFAAGFAVRPFGAIVFGRLGDLVGRKHTFLVTIVIMGLSTFVVGFLPGYASIGIASPVIFIVMRLLQGLALGGEYGGAATYVAEHAPAGRRGFYTAWIQTTATLGLFLSLLVILGVRTFVGEDQFGAWAWRIPFIASILLLAVSVWIRLQLDESPAFKRIKAEGKISKAPLSEAFGQWKNLKVVILALLGLTAGQAVVWYTGQFYTLFFLTQTLKVDGASANILIAVALLIGTPFFLFWGSLSDKIGRKPIIMAGCLIAALAYFPLFKALTHYANPALEAATARAPIVVIANPDECSFQFNPVGTSKFTSSCDIAKSALSKAGLNYENVAAPAGTMAQIKVGDATIDTYNGKAPGAKEAGAAFDKTLAGTLKNAGYPLKADPAQINWPMSIVILTILVIFVTMVYGPIAAMLVEMFPTRIRYTSMSLPYHIGNGWFGGFLPATAFAIVAARGDIYSGLWYPIVIALFTFVIGMLFVKETKDSDIYAQD from the coding sequence ATGGCAACCGTTGGCGGACAAGTCTCGCACGCGCCGATGACCAGCGACGAGAAACGCGTGATCTTCGCGTCGTCGCTCGGCACGGTGTTCGAGTGGTACGACTTCTATCTGGCCGGCTCGCTCGCGGCCTTCATCAGCAAGAGCTTCTTCTCGGGCGTGAACCCCACGGCGGGCTTCATCTTCACGCTGCTCGGCTTCGCGGCGGGCTTCGCGGTACGGCCGTTCGGCGCGATCGTGTTCGGGCGGCTCGGCGACCTCGTCGGGCGCAAGCACACGTTCCTCGTGACCATCGTCATCATGGGTCTGTCGACGTTCGTGGTGGGCTTTTTGCCCGGCTACGCGTCGATCGGCATTGCCTCGCCGGTGATCTTCATCGTCATGCGCCTGCTGCAAGGTCTCGCGCTCGGCGGCGAATACGGCGGCGCCGCCACCTACGTGGCCGAACACGCCCCGGCGGGCCGCCGCGGGTTCTACACCGCGTGGATCCAGACGACCGCCACGCTCGGCCTGTTCCTCTCGCTGCTCGTGATCCTGGGCGTGCGCACCTTCGTGGGCGAAGACCAGTTCGGCGCGTGGGCCTGGCGCATTCCGTTCATCGCGTCGATCCTGCTGCTCGCGGTGTCCGTGTGGATTCGCCTGCAACTCGACGAGTCGCCGGCGTTCAAGCGCATCAAGGCCGAAGGCAAGATCTCGAAGGCGCCGCTCTCCGAAGCGTTCGGCCAGTGGAAGAACCTCAAGGTAGTGATTCTCGCGCTGCTCGGCCTGACGGCCGGCCAGGCCGTGGTCTGGTACACGGGCCAGTTCTACACGCTGTTCTTCCTCACGCAGACGCTCAAGGTCGACGGCGCGAGCGCCAATATCCTGATCGCGGTCGCGCTCCTGATCGGCACGCCGTTCTTCCTGTTCTGGGGCTCGCTCTCGGACAAGATCGGCCGCAAGCCCATCATCATGGCGGGCTGCCTGATCGCGGCGCTCGCCTACTTCCCGCTCTTCAAGGCGCTCACGCACTACGCCAACCCGGCGCTCGAAGCCGCCACGGCGCGCGCACCGATCGTCGTGATCGCGAACCCGGACGAATGCTCGTTCCAGTTCAATCCGGTGGGCACCTCGAAGTTCACGAGTTCGTGCGATATCGCCAAGAGCGCGCTCTCGAAGGCGGGCCTGAACTACGAGAACGTGGCGGCGCCGGCCGGCACGATGGCGCAGATCAAGGTGGGCGACGCGACCATCGACACCTATAACGGCAAGGCGCCGGGCGCGAAGGAAGCGGGCGCGGCGTTCGACAAGACGCTCGCGGGCACGCTGAAGAACGCGGGGTATCCGCTCAAGGCCGACCCGGCGCAAATCAACTGGCCGATGTCGATCGTGATCCTGACGATCCTCGTGATCTTCGTGACGATGGTGTACGGCCCGATCGCGGCGATGCTGGTGGAGATGTTCCCCACGCGCATCCGCTATACGTCGATGTCGCTGCCCTATCACATCGGCAACGGCTGGTTCGGCGGCTTCCTGCCCGCCACCGCGTTCGCGATCGTGGCGGCGCGCGGCGACATTTACTCGGGGCTCTGGTATCCAATCGTGATCGCGCTCTTCACCTTCGTGATCGGCATGCTGTTCGTGAAGGAAACGAAGGATTCGGATATCTACGCGCAGGATTGA
- a CDS encoding response regulator transcription factor has protein sequence MRILIAEDDSILADGLVRSLRQSGYAVDHVRNGVDADTAVSMQSFDLLILDLGLPKMPGLEVLRRLRARNSNLPVLILTAADSVDERVKGLDLGADDYMAKPFALNELEARVRALTRRGAGGGPTVVRHGALAFDQVGRVARINDQVLDLSARELGVLEVLLQRLGRLVSKEQLVDHLCEWGEEVSNNAIEVYVHRLRKKLETGGVRIVTVRGLGYSLEKEAPATTGAAAGAPGAASPPPGMPASHYYK, from the coding sequence ATGCGAATCCTCATTGCCGAAGACGACAGCATACTCGCGGACGGTCTCGTCCGATCACTCCGCCAATCGGGCTATGCCGTTGATCACGTGCGTAACGGCGTGGACGCCGATACGGCCGTGTCCATGCAGTCTTTCGACCTGCTGATCCTCGATCTCGGGCTGCCCAAAATGCCGGGCCTCGAGGTGCTGCGCCGCTTGCGCGCGCGCAATTCCAACCTGCCCGTACTGATCCTCACGGCCGCCGACAGCGTCGACGAACGCGTGAAGGGCCTCGACCTCGGCGCCGACGACTACATGGCCAAGCCGTTCGCGCTCAACGAGCTGGAGGCGCGCGTGCGCGCGCTCACGCGGCGCGGCGCGGGCGGCGGCCCGACGGTCGTGCGCCACGGCGCGCTCGCGTTCGATCAGGTGGGGCGCGTCGCGCGCATCAACGATCAGGTGCTCGATCTTTCCGCGCGCGAACTGGGCGTGCTCGAAGTGCTGCTGCAGCGGCTCGGCCGGCTCGTCTCGAAGGAGCAGCTCGTCGATCATCTCTGCGAGTGGGGCGAGGAAGTCAGCAACAACGCGATCGAAGTCTATGTGCACCGGCTGCGCAAGAAGCTGGAAACGGGCGGCGTGCGCATCGTGACCGTGCGCGGGCTCGGCTACAGCCTCGAAAAGGAAGCCCCGGCCACGACCGGCGCAGCGGCCGGCGCGCCAGGCGCCGCCAGCCCGCCGCCCGGCATGCCCGCCAGCCACTACTACAAGTAA
- the sucC gene encoding ADP-forming succinate--CoA ligase subunit beta has product MKIHEYQGKEILRKFGVAVPRGTPVFSVDDAVKAAEELGGPVWVVKAQIHAGGRGKGGGVKVAKTLEQVREYANQILGMQLVTHQTGPEGQKVNRLLIEEGADIKQELYVSLVVDRVSQKIVLMGSSEGGMDIEEVAEKHPELIHKVIVDPNTGLLDAQADDLATKIGVPAASIPQARTILQGLYKAFWETDASLAEINPLNVSSNGTVTALDAKFNFDSNALFRHPEIVAYRDLDEEDPAEIEASKFDLAYISLDGNIGCLVNGAGLAMATMDTIKLFGGEPANFLDVGGGATTEKVTEAFKLMLKNPGLKAILVNIFGGIMRCDVIAEGVMAASKAVDLKVPLVVRMKGTNEDLGKKMLADSGLPIISADSMEEAAQKVVAAAEGK; this is encoded by the coding sequence ATGAAGATTCACGAGTACCAGGGTAAGGAAATCCTGCGGAAATTCGGAGTCGCGGTACCGCGCGGCACGCCGGTGTTTTCGGTGGATGACGCGGTCAAGGCCGCTGAAGAGCTGGGCGGTCCGGTGTGGGTCGTGAAGGCCCAGATCCATGCCGGCGGTCGCGGCAAGGGTGGCGGCGTGAAGGTGGCGAAGACGCTTGAGCAGGTCCGCGAATACGCGAACCAGATCCTCGGCATGCAACTCGTCACGCACCAGACCGGTCCGGAAGGCCAGAAGGTCAACCGTCTGCTGATCGAAGAAGGCGCCGACATCAAGCAGGAACTGTATGTCAGCCTCGTCGTCGACCGCGTCTCGCAGAAGATCGTGCTGATGGGTTCGAGCGAAGGCGGCATGGACATCGAAGAAGTCGCCGAAAAGCACCCGGAACTGATCCACAAGGTCATCGTCGATCCGAACACGGGCCTGCTCGACGCGCAAGCCGACGATCTCGCCACGAAGATCGGCGTGCCGGCCGCCTCGATCCCGCAAGCCCGCACGATCCTGCAAGGCCTGTACAAGGCATTCTGGGAAACGGACGCATCGCTCGCCGAAATCAACCCGCTGAACGTTTCGAGCAACGGCACGGTCACCGCGCTCGACGCCAAGTTCAACTTCGATTCGAACGCGCTGTTCCGTCATCCGGAAATCGTCGCTTACCGCGATCTGGACGAAGAAGATCCGGCTGAAATCGAAGCGTCGAAGTTCGACCTCGCGTACATCTCGCTCGACGGCAACATCGGCTGTCTCGTGAACGGCGCCGGTCTGGCGATGGCCACGATGGACACCATCAAGCTGTTCGGCGGCGAGCCGGCGAACTTCCTGGACGTTGGCGGCGGCGCCACGACCGAGAAGGTCACCGAAGCGTTCAAGCTCATGCTCAAGAACCCGGGCCTGAAGGCGATCCTCGTGAACATCTTCGGCGGCATCATGCGCTGCGACGTGATCGCGGAAGGCGTCATGGCGGCTTCGAAGGCCGTTGACCTGAAGGTGCCGCTCGTCGTGCGCATGAAGGGCACGAACGAGGACCTCGGCAAGAAGATGCTGGCCGATTCGGGCCTGCCGATCATCTCGGCGGACAGCATGGAAGAGGCCGCGCAGAAGGTTGTCGCGGCTGCCGAAGGCAAGTAA
- a CDS encoding DUF2889 domain-containing protein, which yields MPLSPPVPRQLRHQRAIRAVAYEREDGFWDIDACLTDHKPRDVPLASGVRPNGLPIHELWLRITIDRKLNVVDAEASSDWVPYDGQCQNAHPAYRALIGLNLLQNFRREAGRLLAGTVGCTHLTEMLGVLPTVAIQAFVGEVWDSSSDTPGDVSGPESGKTASGTEAAGEKPPFQLGRCHALRFDGEAVKQFYPRWYGHAPRSKDRGAEAAGVRDNPGTSQAGPSGAVTHE from the coding sequence ATGCCGCTTTCTCCGCCCGTGCCACGCCAGTTGCGCCATCAGCGCGCTATTCGGGCGGTTGCTTACGAGCGCGAAGACGGTTTTTGGGACATCGACGCGTGTCTGACCGACCACAAGCCACGCGACGTGCCGCTCGCCTCCGGTGTCCGGCCCAACGGTCTGCCGATCCATGAACTCTGGCTGCGTATTACGATCGATCGCAAGCTCAACGTCGTCGACGCCGAAGCGTCGTCCGACTGGGTGCCCTACGACGGTCAGTGCCAGAACGCCCATCCCGCCTATCGGGCCCTCATTGGGCTCAATCTCCTCCAGAATTTCCGCCGCGAAGCGGGCCGGCTCCTCGCCGGCACGGTTGGCTGCACGCATCTCACAGAAATGTTGGGCGTGTTGCCGACGGTCGCGATCCAGGCATTCGTCGGGGAAGTGTGGGATTCATCGAGCGACACACCGGGCGACGTATCCGGACCGGAATCCGGCAAGACCGCCAGCGGCACGGAAGCCGCCGGCGAAAAACCGCCTTTCCAGCTCGGCCGCTGCCATGCGCTGCGGTTCGACGGCGAGGCGGTCAAGCAGTTTTATCCGCGCTGGTATGGCCATGCACCGCGTTCGAAAGACCGTGGCGCTGAAGCCGCCGGCGTGCGCGACAACCCCGGCACGAGCCAAGCGGGCCCGTCTGGCGCCGTCACGCATGAATAA
- a CDS encoding CAP domain-containing protein, whose amino-acid sequence MKKTAATQLAVSTLLMSLLAACGGGGGGGSSGSASTGSGATAASSGTQQASTNTVVANSGATLVAAAATSIAAYTATGNVDTDSLGYLNAIRQTLGLRVLTQNAAVAQAALNHADYLVANQASGHNETPGLTDFTGADSQTRIDALHPTTFNGEVTITTQTGIQLPSLYGIETLFDAPFHRIVMLSDFATIGVGSNSAAVSNNTALYSALNIDFADPANALASNQFVAYPFSGQTGAPYQWVANESPNPMNDAPAYMGATVGYPVTLQGGVNDTLAISTFKISSNGVNVPCLEVDPQTASIGSELHGAALCTPYQALSPSTQYTATVAGTRNGAAFSVSWSWTTEAAASQKQAVGMGGLIDKLTVQ is encoded by the coding sequence GTGAAGAAGACCGCAGCCACACAACTTGCCGTTTCAACCTTGCTGATGAGCCTGCTCGCCGCTTGCGGCGGCGGTGGCGGTGGAGGTTCGAGCGGCAGCGCCAGCACCGGCAGTGGCGCCACGGCCGCTTCGAGCGGCACGCAGCAAGCCAGCACCAACACCGTCGTCGCGAACTCGGGCGCCACGCTCGTGGCCGCCGCCGCGACGTCGATCGCCGCCTACACGGCAACCGGCAATGTCGACACCGACAGCCTCGGTTATCTCAACGCGATCCGCCAGACCCTGGGTCTGCGCGTGCTCACGCAGAACGCCGCCGTAGCGCAGGCCGCGCTGAACCACGCCGACTACCTCGTCGCGAACCAGGCCTCGGGGCACAACGAAACGCCGGGGCTCACGGATTTCACGGGCGCCGATTCGCAAACCCGCATCGACGCGCTGCATCCGACCACCTTCAACGGCGAAGTGACGATCACGACGCAGACCGGCATTCAGCTGCCGAGCCTCTACGGCATCGAAACGCTGTTCGACGCGCCGTTCCACCGCATCGTCATGCTCTCGGATTTCGCGACGATCGGCGTGGGCTCCAACTCGGCGGCCGTCTCGAACAACACGGCGCTTTACAGCGCGCTCAACATCGATTTCGCCGATCCCGCGAACGCGCTCGCGAGCAACCAGTTCGTCGCCTATCCGTTCAGCGGGCAAACCGGCGCGCCGTATCAGTGGGTCGCCAACGAAAGCCCGAATCCGATGAACGACGCGCCCGCCTACATGGGCGCGACGGTCGGCTACCCGGTCACGCTGCAAGGCGGCGTGAACGACACGCTCGCGATCTCGACGTTCAAGATCAGTTCGAACGGCGTGAACGTGCCCTGCCTGGAGGTCGATCCGCAAACGGCGAGCATCGGCAGCGAACTGCACGGCGCGGCGCTGTGCACGCCGTATCAGGCGCTCTCGCCCAGCACGCAATACACGGCGACGGTCGCGGGCACCCGGAACGGCGCGGCGTTCAGCGTGAGCTGGAGCTGGACGACCGAAGCCGCCGCGTCGCAGAAGCAGGCGGTGGGCATGGGCGGTTTGATCGACAAGCTCACGGTGCAGTAA
- a CDS encoding TerC family protein — MLEFFATLHWGAVVQIIVIDILLGGDNAVVIALACRDLPERQRTRGIVWGTVGAIALRVVLIAFAVALLNVPLLKFAGGVLLLWIGVRLLAPAHDDHANVKPSDKLMSAIKTIIVADAVMSLDNVVAIAGAAETADPQHRIALVIFGLMVSIPLIVWGSQLVLRLLDRYPVIVTLGAALLGWIAGGLIVNDPAGDRWPVLDTPAAEYGMHVAGALFVVGLGLLLKRRNAQRALGQGHE, encoded by the coding sequence ATGCTCGAGTTCTTCGCCACGCTCCACTGGGGCGCCGTCGTCCAGATCATCGTCATCGACATTCTGCTCGGTGGCGACAACGCCGTGGTGATCGCGCTCGCCTGCCGCGATCTGCCCGAGCGGCAACGCACGCGCGGCATCGTTTGGGGCACCGTGGGCGCGATCGCGCTGCGCGTGGTGCTGATCGCCTTCGCGGTCGCGCTGCTCAACGTGCCGCTGCTGAAGTTCGCGGGCGGGGTGTTGCTGCTGTGGATCGGCGTGCGGCTGCTCGCGCCCGCGCACGACGATCATGCGAACGTGAAGCCTTCCGACAAGCTGATGTCGGCGATCAAGACGATCATCGTCGCCGACGCGGTGATGAGCCTCGACAACGTGGTCGCGATCGCGGGCGCGGCCGAAACCGCCGATCCGCAGCACCGCATCGCGCTCGTGATCTTCGGGCTGATGGTGAGCATTCCGCTGATCGTGTGGGGCAGCCAGCTCGTGCTGCGCCTGCTCGACCGCTATCCCGTGATCGTCACGCTCGGCGCGGCGCTGCTCGGCTGGATCGCGGGCGGCCTGATCGTCAACGATCCGGCCGGCGACCGCTGGCCGGTACTCGATACGCCCGCGGCCGAATACGGCATGCATGTCGCGGGCGCGCTCTTCGTGGTCGGGCTCGGGTTGTTGCTCAAACGGCGCAATGCGCAGCGCGCGCTAGGGCAGGGGCACGAATGA
- the recA gene encoding recombinase RecA, whose product MEDSKKGSAGLTAEKSKALAAALAQIEKQFGKGSIMRLGDGDAVENIQVVSTGSLGLDIALGVGGLPRGRVVEIYGPESSGKTTLTLQVIAELQKIGGTAAFIDAEHALDVQYASKLGVNVPELLISQPDTGEQALEIADALVRSGSIDMIVIDSVAALVPKAEIEGEMGDSLPGLQARLMSQALRKLTGTIKKTNCMVIFINQIRMKIGVMFGNPETTTGGNALKFYASVRLDIRRIGSIKKNDEVIGSETRVKVVKNKVSPPFREAVFDILYGEGISRQGEIIDLGVQAKIVDKAGAWYSYNGERIGQGKDNAREFLRENADIAREIENRIRESLGVNAMPEGAKDTGEVEIADEEE is encoded by the coding sequence ATGGAAGATAGCAAGAAAGGCTCGGCTGGGCTGACTGCTGAGAAGAGCAAGGCGCTGGCCGCCGCGCTCGCGCAGATCGAAAAGCAGTTCGGCAAAGGGTCGATCATGCGACTCGGCGACGGCGATGCAGTCGAGAACATCCAGGTGGTCTCCACCGGTTCGCTCGGTCTGGACATCGCGCTCGGCGTGGGCGGTCTGCCGCGCGGCCGCGTGGTCGAGATCTACGGTCCGGAATCGTCGGGCAAGACCACGCTCACGCTCCAGGTGATCGCCGAACTGCAAAAGATCGGCGGCACGGCGGCGTTCATCGACGCGGAACACGCGCTCGACGTGCAATACGCCTCCAAGCTCGGCGTGAACGTGCCCGAACTGCTCATCTCGCAGCCGGACACGGGCGAGCAGGCGCTCGAAATCGCCGACGCACTGGTGCGCTCGGGCTCGATCGACATGATCGTGATCGACTCGGTCGCGGCACTCGTGCCGAAGGCCGAAATCGAAGGCGAAATGGGCGACTCGCTGCCGGGTCTGCAGGCGCGTCTGATGTCGCAGGCGCTGCGCAAGCTCACCGGCACGATCAAGAAGACGAACTGCATGGTGATCTTCATCAACCAGATTCGCATGAAGATCGGCGTGATGTTCGGCAACCCGGAAACCACCACGGGCGGCAACGCGCTCAAGTTCTACGCCTCGGTGCGCCTGGACATTCGCCGTATCGGTTCGATCAAGAAGAACGACGAAGTCATCGGCAGCGAAACGCGCGTGAAGGTCGTGAAGAACAAGGTCTCGCCGCCGTTCCGCGAAGCCGTGTTCGACATTCTGTACGGCGAAGGCATTTCGCGTCAGGGCGAAATCATCGACCTCGGCGTGCAGGCCAAGATCGTCGACAAGGCCGGTGCGTGGTACAGCTATAACGGCGAGCGCATTGGTCAAGGCAAGGACAACGCGCGCGAATTCCTGCGTGAAAACGCCGACATCGCCCGTGAAATCGAAAACCGCATCCGCGAGTCGCTGGGCGTGAACGCCATGCCCGAGGGCGCCAAGGACACCGGCGAAGTCGAAATCGCGGACGAAGAAGAATAA
- a CDS encoding sensor histidine kinase — MAERPSAARAAFAALTRHGGRSSRAADSAAHPAAHPADQAEALDDAARDARYANPFAPPDEAEAAAEARPRSLFGEILDWMLAPLLLLWPMSIAVTYLVAKSIANGPFDRALETDAYVLARQIHPVNGVAELTLPAATRDFLRADNVDSVYFQVLGTRGELVGGDRDMPLPRDDDRPPPGLVEFRDDTLHGIDIRVAYTTVATFDTTHLPAGAQPVLVQVAETLDKRRQLANDIIKGVILPQFVILPLAILLVWFGLSRGLAPLHALQAHIRLRRPDDLSPLEARRAPPEIEPLVTSFNDLLTRLEQNMELQKRFIADAAHQMKTPLAGLRTQAELALRQDASPEVHRSLEQIATSSEHAARLVTQLLALARAENRLSGQIFTTVDVADVARHAVRDWVQPALAKRMDLGYEGPESALADETNESGECAGQRARLEVEGNPVMLREMLSNLIDNAIRYTPAGGRITVRVRPDAVAGLVHLEVEDTGIGIPAAERERVLERFYRILGRDGEGSGLGLAIVREIATMHGGTLAIDDHVYQASPPLAGTLVRVTLRLRGRV, encoded by the coding sequence ATGGCCGAGCGCCCTTCCGCCGCGCGCGCCGCGTTCGCCGCCCTCACCCGTCACGGCGGCCGCTCGTCCCGCGCTGCGGATTCCGCCGCTCACCCCGCCGCTCACCCCGCCGACCAAGCCGAAGCCCTCGACGACGCCGCGCGCGACGCCCGCTACGCCAATCCGTTCGCGCCGCCCGACGAGGCGGAAGCCGCGGCCGAGGCGCGCCCGCGCTCGCTGTTCGGCGAAATTCTCGACTGGATGCTCGCGCCGCTGCTGCTGCTCTGGCCGATGAGCATCGCCGTCACGTATCTCGTGGCCAAATCCATCGCCAACGGTCCGTTCGATCGCGCGCTCGAAACCGACGCCTACGTGCTCGCGCGCCAGATTCATCCCGTCAACGGCGTGGCCGAGCTGACGCTGCCCGCCGCCACGCGCGACTTCCTGCGCGCCGACAACGTCGACAGCGTCTATTTCCAGGTGCTCGGCACGCGCGGCGAACTCGTGGGCGGCGACCGCGACATGCCGCTGCCGCGCGACGACGACCGGCCGCCGCCCGGCCTCGTCGAGTTTCGCGACGATACGCTGCACGGCATCGACATCCGCGTCGCCTATACGACCGTCGCGACCTTCGACACCACGCATCTGCCGGCCGGCGCGCAGCCGGTGCTCGTGCAGGTCGCGGAGACGCTCGACAAGCGCCGCCAGCTCGCCAACGACATCATCAAGGGCGTGATCCTGCCGCAGTTCGTGATCTTGCCGCTCGCGATCCTGCTGGTGTGGTTCGGGCTCTCGCGCGGACTCGCGCCGCTGCACGCGCTGCAAGCGCACATCCGCCTGCGCCGCCCCGACGATCTCTCGCCGCTCGAAGCGCGTCGCGCGCCGCCCGAGATCGAGCCGCTCGTGACCTCGTTCAACGACCTGCTCACGCGGCTCGAACAGAACATGGAGCTGCAAAAGCGCTTTATCGCCGATGCCGCGCATCAGATGAAGACGCCGCTCGCGGGCCTGCGCACGCAAGCCGAACTCGCGCTGCGCCAGGACGCCTCGCCCGAAGTGCATCGCTCGCTCGAACAGATCGCGACCAGCAGCGAGCACGCGGCGCGGCTCGTCACGCAACTGCTCGCGCTCGCGCGCGCGGAAAACCGCCTCTCGGGGCAAATCTTCACGACGGTCGATGTCGCCGATGTCGCGCGGCACGCCGTGCGCGACTGGGTGCAGCCCGCGCTCGCGAAGCGCATGGACCTCGGTTACGAAGGCCCGGAAAGCGCCCTCGCCGACGAGACCAACGAGTCCGGCGAGTGCGCCGGGCAGCGCGCGCGCCTCGAAGTGGAAGGCAATCCGGTGATGCTGCGCGAGATGCTCTCGAACCTGATCGACAACGCCATCCGCTACACGCCCGCGGGCGGCCGCATCACCGTGCGCGTGCGGCCCGACGCCGTGGCGGGCCTCGTGCATCTCGAAGTCGAGGATACGGGTATCGGCATTCCGGCGGCGGAGCGCGAGCGCGTGCTGGAGCGCTTCTACCGCATACTCGGCCGCGACGGCGAAGGCAGCGGCCTCGGCCTCGCGATCGTGCGCGAGATCGCGACCATGCACGGCGGCACGCTCGCCATCGACGATCACGTCTATCAGGCATCGCCGCCGCTCGCGGGCACGCTCGTGCGCGTGACGTTGCGGCTGCGCGGGCGGGTTTGA
- the sucD gene encoding succinate--CoA ligase subunit alpha translates to MSILINKDTKVITQGITGKTGQFHTRACREYANGREAFVAGVNPKKAGEDFEGIPIYANVREAKDATGATVSVIYVPPAGAAAAIWEAVEADLDLAICITEGIPVRDMIEVKDRMRREGRKTLLLGPNCPGTITPDELKIGIMPGHIHRKGRIGVVSRSGTLTYEAVAQLTAIGLGQSSAVGIGGDPINGLKHIDVMKMFNDDPDTDAVIMIGEIGGPDEANAAEWIKDNMKKPVVGFIAGVTAPPGKRMGHAGALISGGADTADAKLEIMDACGIKVTRNPSEMGRLLKSVL, encoded by the coding sequence ATGTCGATTCTGATCAACAAAGACACCAAGGTCATCACGCAGGGCATCACCGGCAAGACCGGTCAGTTCCATACCCGCGCCTGCCGTGAGTACGCGAACGGCCGCGAAGCATTCGTCGCTGGCGTGAACCCGAAGAAGGCCGGCGAAGATTTCGAAGGCATTCCCATCTACGCGAACGTGCGTGAAGCGAAAGATGCGACCGGCGCGACCGTGTCGGTCATCTACGTGCCGCCGGCAGGCGCCGCGGCCGCGATCTGGGAAGCCGTCGAGGCCGACCTCGATCTCGCGATCTGTATCACGGAAGGCATTCCCGTGCGCGACATGATCGAAGTGAAGGACCGTATGCGCCGCGAAGGCCGCAAGACGCTGCTCCTCGGCCCGAACTGCCCCGGCACGATCACGCCGGACGAGCTGAAGATCGGCATCATGCCGGGTCACATCCACCGCAAGGGCCGTATCGGCGTCGTGTCGCGTTCGGGCACGCTCACGTACGAAGCGGTTGCCCAGCTGACCGCGATCGGCCTCGGCCAGTCGTCGGCAGTCGGTATCGGCGGCGACCCGATCAACGGTCTGAAGCACATCGACGTCATGAAGATGTTCAACGACGATCCGGATACGGACGCCGTGATCATGATCGGCGAAATCGGCGGTCCGGACGAAGCCAACGCCGCCGAGTGGATCAAGGACAACATGAAGAAGCCGGTCGTCGGCTTCATCGCGGGCGTCACGGCGCCTCCGGGCAAGCGCATGGGCCACGCCGGCGCGCTGATCTCGGGCGGTGCGGACACGGCCGACGCGAAGCTGGAAATCATGGACGCGTGCGGCATCAAGGTCACGCGCAACCCGTCGGAAATGGGCCGTCTGCTGAAGTCGGTGCTGTAA
- the recX gene encoding recombination regulator RecX: MFEANPASADVPESSVDLSDDGGAVFEVPFEAFFGANHDADNATRARPGVRGTPRRGTYGSPAKTALGKRVDKDADESIGNGDIKNSGNDNDNDSDSDSDAPQGDRYERSSATRAARQSAREASASTRQRPERSLKGRALGYLSRREYSRAELSRKLMPYVEDADKLEVMLDSLEREGWLSDARFAESVVHRRAARVGSGRIVSELKRHAVGEALIEEVSTQLRETELVRARAVWRKKYGELPETPAERARQARFLAARGFSMSIIGKILKGIDEDWSGD; this comes from the coding sequence ATGTTCGAGGCCAATCCCGCTTCAGCCGACGTCCCCGAGTCGTCCGTCGATTTGAGCGACGACGGCGGCGCGGTATTCGAAGTGCCGTTCGAGGCATTTTTCGGCGCAAACCATGACGCCGACAACGCCACCCGGGCGCGTCCCGGCGTGCGCGGAACCCCCCGCCGCGGGACGTATGGCTCGCCCGCGAAGACCGCTTTGGGAAAGCGCGTCGACAAAGACGCTGACGAAAGCATCGGCAACGGCGACATAAAGAACAGCGGCAACGATAACGATAACGACAGCGACAGCGACAGCGACGCCCCCCAGGGCGACCGCTACGAACGCAGTTCCGCCACCCGCGCCGCGCGTCAAAGCGCGCGCGAAGCCTCCGCCTCCACGAGACAACGCCCCGAACGCTCGCTCAAAGGCCGCGCGCTCGGCTATCTCTCGCGCCGCGAATACAGCCGTGCCGAACTCTCGCGCAAGCTCATGCCTTACGTCGAGGACGCCGACAAACTAGAGGTCATGCTCGATTCGCTCGAGCGCGAGGGCTGGCTCTCCGACGCGCGCTTCGCCGAAAGCGTCGTGCACCGGCGTGCGGCGCGCGTGGGCTCGGGGCGCATCGTCAGCGAACTCAAGCGGCATGCCGTGGGTGAGGCGCTCATCGAAGAAGTGAGCACGCAGCTGCGCGAAACCGAACTCGTGCGCGCGCGCGCCGTCTGGCGCAAGAAGTATGGTGAACTCCCCGAAACGCCGGCCGAACGTGCCCGGCAGGCGCGCTTTCTCGCGGCGCGCGGCTTTTCCATGTCGATCATCGGCAAGATTCTGAAGGGCATCGACGAAGATTGGTCGGGCGACTGA